One window from the genome of Drosophila albomicans strain 15112-1751.03 chromosome 2L, ASM965048v2, whole genome shotgun sequence encodes:
- the LOC117564829 gene encoding SWI/SNF-related matrix-associated actin-dependent regulator of chromatin subfamily A containing DEAD/H box 1 homolog, whose protein sequence is MSESQAPTVSKSSLNDLRQFRINKNAAAASASPGRTERVPGKKRIQVMADSDSDSADCQTPKKIKMQLTVKEKEERYMAAAKIMPHYDTMAIQDALSRTNWDVAASIRYLKEHCKPKANGPVDKPKLKHGTSNGSSSKASHGSKSNSNNYSDYENSDDDDVKQSKDQVYDSDDSDTEMATKMTGQRKKVFQFMNSATIVELQSVKTLSEKKATALIELRPFKDWADIRQKLEANKLSADLLNYAQDLINKQNTVATILSKCNGMVTRLEAAIASGSSIVEQPKILTSSMQLADYQLIGLNWLTVMHKQEMNGILADEMGLGKTIQIIAFLAYLKENGLSKGAHLVVVPSSTLDNWEAEMAKWCPSLVVEKYHGSQDERRRMRVRFAKDGFTGFDVLLTTYHIVGSTPEERKMFRVCKLHYVIFDEAHMLKNMTTQRYINLININAEMRILLTGTPLQNNLLELISLLCFVMPKFFAKSIEDIKSLFVKKNKTDGDQEELSQFQETQVQRAKRIMKPFVLRRLKNDVLNNLPKKHSYVEKVPMSASQKQHYKDLVEYYSNNKGEVCSSSDRAGVTIMMEMRRMANHPLLMRHYFTDEQLRGFSKRLARSTLYKKTNEQYIFEELAVMSDFQVYQLCNKYELYDVKIPANLICDSGKFQYLDTLLPKLKEEGHRVLLFSQFTMMLDVVEEYLRIRNWGFCRLDGATAVKERQDLITDFNDDDEIFVFLLSTKAGGVGINLTAADTCVIHDIDFNPYNDKQAEDRCHRMGQKRPVTIYRLISESTIEEGILMAAEEKLKLEKDITSNEKGGEVHEQRCVVKLLTMALGLDKDEEERLNHSLNSSIGTPTK, encoded by the exons ATGTCAGAAAGTCAAGCGCCAACTGTCTCCAAGTCCAGTTTAAACGATTTGCGACAATTTCGCATAAATAAGaatgcagcagctgcctcaGCAAGCCCGGGGAGAACTG AACGTGTGCCTGGCAAGAAGCGTATCCAGGTGATGGCTGACAGTGACAGCGACAGCGCTGACTGTCAAACGCCCAAAAAgatcaaaatgcaattaacgGTGAAGGAAAAAGAAGAGCGTTACATGGCGGCAGCAAAAATAATGCCACATTATGATACAATG GCCATACAGGATGCGTTGTCGCGAACAAATTGGGATGTGGCGGCTTCCATACGCTACCTCAAGGAGCACTGCAAGCCGAAGGCCAATGGACCAGTGGAtaagccaaagctaaagcacGGCACGTCGAATGGTAGCAGTAGCAAAGCTTCGCATGGCAGCAAATCCAATAGCAACAATTATTCGGACTACGAAAACtcggatgatgatgatgtcaaACAGTCGAAGGATCAAGTATACGACAGCGATGACAGCGACACTGAAATGGCCACCAAAATGACCGGACAGCGGAAGAAAGTGTTTCAGTTTATGAACAGTGCGACAATTGTCGAGCTCCAATCGGTAAAAACGCTGTCCGAGAAGAAGGCCACAGCATTGATTGAGCTGCGACCGTTCAAGGATTGGGCGGATATACGCCAGAAACTGGAGGCTAACAAACTGTCGGCGGATCTACTTAACTATGCGCAGGATTTGATTAATAAACAGAACACAGTGGCGACCATTTTAAGCAAATGCAATGGCATGGTCACCCGATTAGAGGCGGCCATAGCAAGTGGCTCTAGCATTGTGGAGCAGCCAAAGATTCTCACATCCAG CATGCAGTTGGCTGATTATCAACTGATTGGCCTCAATTGGCTGACTGTGATGCACAAGCAGGAGATGAATGGCATTCTGGCCGATGAAATGGGTCTGGGCAAAACCATACAAATCATTGCATTTCTTGCCTATCTAAAGGAAAATGGCTTAAGCAAGGGCGCCCACTTGGTCGTTGTCCCTTCGTCCACACTGGACAACTGGGAGGCTGAGATGGCCAAGTGGTGTCCCAGCTTGGTTGTTGAAAAGTATCATGGATCGCAGGATGAAAGGCGGAGAATGCGCGTGCGTTTCGCCAAGGATGGCTTCACTGGCTTCGATGTGCTGCTTACCAc CTATCACATTGTTGGCTCCACGCCCGAGGAACGGAAAATGTTTCGCGTTTGCAAGCTGCACTACGTCATATTTGATGAGGCGCATATGCTGAAGAACATGACAACGCAACGTTATATCAATCTGATCAACATCAATGCAGAGATGCGCATACTTTTAACTGGCACGCCACTGCAGAACAATCTGCTCGAGTTGATCTCCTTGCTGTGCTTTGTGATGCCCAAGTTCTTTGCCAAGAGCATTGAAGACATTAAATCCTTGTTTGTCAAG aaaaacaaaactgatgGCGATCAGGAGGAGTTGTCACAGTTCCAGGAGACGCAGGTTCAGCGTGCCAAGCGCATTATGAAACCATTTGTGTTGCGTCGACTGAAGAACGATGTGCTTAACAATTTACCCAAAAAACATAGTTATGTG GAAAAAGTTCCGATGAGCGCGTCACAGAAACAACATTATAAGGACCTCGTTGAGTACTATTCGAATAACAAGGGAGAggtgtgcagcagcagcgatcgCGCTGGCGTCACCATTATGATGGAAATGCGTCGCATGGCCAATCATCCGCTGCTAATGCGTCACTATTTCACGGATGAACAGCTGCGTGGATTCTCTAAGCGGCTGGCACGTTCCACTTTGTACAAGAAGACAAATGAACAGTACATCTTCGAGGAGTTGGCTGTCATGTCTGATTTCCAAGTGTATCAATTGTGCAACAAATAC GAATTGTACGATGTTAAGATACCAGCCAATTTGATATGCGATTCGGGTAAATTTCAATATCTGGATACGTTGCTGCCCAAGCTGAAGGAAGAGGGACATCGTGTGCTGCTCTTCAGTCAGTTCACCATGATGCTGGACGTTGTGGAAGAGTATCTGAGGATACGAAATTGGGGTTTCTGTCGTTTGGATGGCGCCACAGCTGTAAAGGAACGTCAGGATTTGATCACCGATTTCAATGACGATGACGAAATCTTTGTGTTTCTCTTGTCGACAAAAGCCGGCGGGGTTGGCATCAATTTGACAGCAGCCGACACCTGTGTGATACACGACATCGACTTTAATCCGTACAACGATAAGCAGGCTGAGGATCGTTGTCATCGCATGGGACAGAAACGTCCTGTGACCATCTATCGCCTGATCTCGGAGAGCACCATTGAGGAGGGCATTCTGATGGCGGCCGAAGAGAAGCTAAAACTGGAGAAGGACATAACGTCGAATGAGAAGGGAGGCGAAGTCCATGAGCAGCGTTGTGTGGTCAAGCTGCTGACCATGGCATTGGGCCTGGACAAGGATGAGGAGGAGCGATTAAATCATTCATTGAACAGCTCGATAGGCACGCCCACTAAGTAG